A genome region from Portunus trituberculatus isolate SZX2019 chromosome 40, ASM1759143v1, whole genome shotgun sequence includes the following:
- the LOC123516092 gene encoding basic proline-rich protein-like isoform X2: MTMAYPSQPPPRGRPPPNPAQIQKLLDENSQLIKTITEYQSQGKPQECFQYQQSLHRNLMYLASMADTSQNMAQFLPPPQMPGQQGQSGEGSQGGPPSQGAPGPHPPPGAYPGQQPAPYRPAGPPGPPGMSGGPPGPGVPGFRMPYGQIPHSQGPYPQPYPPQGQQYGQSGYPPASTGPQTYPGSSSTPPAPGAKGYGTPPPPSSTPGYPQCPPGPLSSQAQGPPPPVSQPDFSQASQQYPGTPPTFTSTTPVPVPTSTPCTYSTPTSQYPGGGPTSQPYQMPPSSGPPTSSTATMSGPPPHSTSTPPISSVPGGPPPLITSTAPSVSPAMYTGGHSRPPTPQQPQPPPPSAPHPSSQPPPQPQPHPSSQPQPQPQPQPQPQPQPQSQPQPQPQPQPPSQPQPPSQPQPPPQPQPPTQPQPQPQSQPQPQQPQPQPQPQPQPQPQPQPPPQAQSQPPPQAQPQPPPQAQPPSQPQPQPQAQPPPQPQPPPQPQPPPQSQPQPQPPSQPQPQPPQQPPQQTSSPNPPPTPSVPSSTPPTSQNYPGTPPPPVSQPGPPTQAPPPPQQAPTPYPPTSQQYPVTGAQAYHQPYPPSQYPPSSQGGYPPPGQYPGGQPYPQPYGSYPPPPGSHPGYGAPIPNAQPGYQHPSGPAYGQGYPPPPGSQYAQYRPSPGQGPPQGQYPGYDQSRYPSYQPPPPPSGPPSAPH; encoded by the exons ATGACTATGGCATACCCGAGCCAGCCTCCCCCGCGGGGGAGACCGCCTCCTAACCCGGCACAGATACAGAAG ctGCTGGATGAGAACTCACAACTGATCAAGACCATAACAGAGTACCAGAGTCAAGGAAAGCCACAAGAATGCTTTCA GTACCAGCAGTCTCTTCACCGCAACCTGATGTACTTAGCATCAATGGCAGACACCTCGCAAAACATGGCTCAGTTTCTTCCG CCTCCACAGATGCCTGGACAGCAGGGACAGAGTGGGGAGGGTTCCCAGGGTGGTCCCCCAAGTCAGGGAGCTCCAGGGCCCCATCCTCCACCAGGTGCATATCCAGGACAACAACCTGCACCATACAGACCTGCAGGACCACCGGGACCACCAGGCATGAGTGGTGGACCACCAGGCCCTGGAGTGCCTGGCTTCAGGATGCCATATGGCCAGATCCCTCACTCCCAGGGGCCATACCCACAGCCTTATCCTCCACAAGGCCAGCAG TATGGGCAGAGTGGCTATCCTCCAGCTTCAACTGGACCACAGACTTACCCAGGCAGCTCCTCCACACCTCCAGCACCAGGCGCTAAAGGATATGGCACTCCGCCACCACCCTCTTCCACTCCAGGTTATCCCCAGTGTCCCCCAGGACCTCTGAGTTCACAGGCTCAGGGGCCTCCACCACCTGTCAGTCAACCAGACTTCAGCCAGGCTTCACAGCAGTATCCTGGCACCCCACCAACCTTTACATCCACCACTCCAGTTCCTGTCCCCACATCAACTCCTTGCACTTACTCCACTCCAACATCTCAGTACCCAGGAGGTGGACCAACTTCTCAGCCCTACCAAATGCCACCCTCATCTGGTCCTCCAACGTCATCCACAGCCACAATGTCAGGTCCCCCTCCacactccacctccactcctcccatATCATCAGTCCCTGGAGGACCGCCTCCCTTGATCACTTCCACAGCACCCTCTGTCTCGCCAGCCATGTACACTGGAGGGCACTCTCGACCACCTACACCTCAGCAGCCCCAACCACCCCCACCATCAGCCCCACATCCTTCTTCCCAACCCCCACCACAGCCTCAACCCCACCCTTCATCCCAGCCACAGCCCCAACCCCAGCCTCAGCCTCAACCACAGCCCCAGCCTCAGTCCCAGCCCCAGCCTCAGCCCCAGCCCCAGCCTCCATCCCAACCACAACCTCCATCTCAGCCACAACCTCCACCTCAACCTCAGCCTCCAACTCAACCCCAGCCACAACCACAATCCCAGCCCCAGCCTcagcagccacagccacagccacagccccaGCCTCAGCCTCAGCCTCAGCCCCAGCCCCCACCACAGGCACAATCCCAGCCACCACCCCAGGCACAGCCACAGCCTCCACCACAGGCTCAGCCCCCATCCCAACCTCAGCCCCAGCCACAGGCTCAGCCACCACCCCAGCCACAACCTCCACCTCAGCCCCAGCCCCCACCACAGTCACAGCCCCAGCCTCAGCCTCCATCTCAGCCCCAGCCACAGCCACCCCAGCAGCCACCACAGCAGACCAGCTCACCCAACCCCCCACCCACACCATCTGTCCCATCATCCACTCCACCAACCTCTCAAAATTATCCtggcactccaccaccacctgtttcCCAGCCTGGACCCCCCACCcaggctcctcctccaccccaacAGGCTCCCACCCCTTACCCCCCTACCTCACAGCAGTACCCAGTCACAGGAGCCCAGGCGTACCATCAGCCATATCCACCCAGTCAGTACCCACCAAGTTCCCAAGGGGGGTACCCTCCTCCTGGTCAGTACCCAGGAGGGCAACCTTATCCTCAGCCATATGGCTcttatcctccacctcctggaaGCCATCCTGGGTATGGAGCACCAATACCCAATGCTCAGCCTGGCTATCAACACCCATCAGGTCCTGCCTATGGCCAGGGTTACCCTCCTCCCCCCGGAAGTCAGTATGCACAGTACAGGCCATCGCCAGGCCAGGGTCCACCCCAAGGACAGTATCCAGGATATGACCAGAGTCGTTATCCCAGCTACcagcccccaccaccaccttctggACCTCCCTCTGCTCCTCACTAA
- the LOC123516092 gene encoding basic proline-rich protein-like isoform X1, whose amino-acid sequence MTMAYPSQPPPRGRPPPNPAQIQKLLDENSQLIKTITEYQSQGKPQECFQYQQSLHRNLMYLASMADTSQNMAQFLPGREKLMNLLQPPQMPGQQGQSGEGSQGGPPSQGAPGPHPPPGAYPGQQPAPYRPAGPPGPPGMSGGPPGPGVPGFRMPYGQIPHSQGPYPQPYPPQGQQYGQSGYPPASTGPQTYPGSSSTPPAPGAKGYGTPPPPSSTPGYPQCPPGPLSSQAQGPPPPVSQPDFSQASQQYPGTPPTFTSTTPVPVPTSTPCTYSTPTSQYPGGGPTSQPYQMPPSSGPPTSSTATMSGPPPHSTSTPPISSVPGGPPPLITSTAPSVSPAMYTGGHSRPPTPQQPQPPPPSAPHPSSQPPPQPQPHPSSQPQPQPQPQPQPQPQPQSQPQPQPQPQPPSQPQPPSQPQPPPQPQPPTQPQPQPQSQPQPQQPQPQPQPQPQPQPQPQPPPQAQSQPPPQAQPQPPPQAQPPSQPQPQPQAQPPPQPQPPPQPQPPPQSQPQPQPPSQPQPQPPQQPPQQTSSPNPPPTPSVPSSTPPTSQNYPGTPPPPVSQPGPPTQAPPPPQQAPTPYPPTSQQYPVTGAQAYHQPYPPSQYPPSSQGGYPPPGQYPGGQPYPQPYGSYPPPPGSHPGYGAPIPNAQPGYQHPSGPAYGQGYPPPPGSQYAQYRPSPGQGPPQGQYPGYDQSRYPSYQPPPPPSGPPSAPH is encoded by the exons ATGACTATGGCATACCCGAGCCAGCCTCCCCCGCGGGGGAGACCGCCTCCTAACCCGGCACAGATACAGAAG ctGCTGGATGAGAACTCACAACTGATCAAGACCATAACAGAGTACCAGAGTCAAGGAAAGCCACAAGAATGCTTTCA GTACCAGCAGTCTCTTCACCGCAACCTGATGTACTTAGCATCAATGGCAGACACCTCGCAAAACATGGCTCAGTTTCTTCCG GGAAGAGAAAAACTCATGAATTTATTGCAGCCTCCACAGATGCCTGGACAGCAGGGACAGAGTGGGGAGGGTTCCCAGGGTGGTCCCCCAAGTCAGGGAGCTCCAGGGCCCCATCCTCCACCAGGTGCATATCCAGGACAACAACCTGCACCATACAGACCTGCAGGACCACCGGGACCACCAGGCATGAGTGGTGGACCACCAGGCCCTGGAGTGCCTGGCTTCAGGATGCCATATGGCCAGATCCCTCACTCCCAGGGGCCATACCCACAGCCTTATCCTCCACAAGGCCAGCAG TATGGGCAGAGTGGCTATCCTCCAGCTTCAACTGGACCACAGACTTACCCAGGCAGCTCCTCCACACCTCCAGCACCAGGCGCTAAAGGATATGGCACTCCGCCACCACCCTCTTCCACTCCAGGTTATCCCCAGTGTCCCCCAGGACCTCTGAGTTCACAGGCTCAGGGGCCTCCACCACCTGTCAGTCAACCAGACTTCAGCCAGGCTTCACAGCAGTATCCTGGCACCCCACCAACCTTTACATCCACCACTCCAGTTCCTGTCCCCACATCAACTCCTTGCACTTACTCCACTCCAACATCTCAGTACCCAGGAGGTGGACCAACTTCTCAGCCCTACCAAATGCCACCCTCATCTGGTCCTCCAACGTCATCCACAGCCACAATGTCAGGTCCCCCTCCacactccacctccactcctcccatATCATCAGTCCCTGGAGGACCGCCTCCCTTGATCACTTCCACAGCACCCTCTGTCTCGCCAGCCATGTACACTGGAGGGCACTCTCGACCACCTACACCTCAGCAGCCCCAACCACCCCCACCATCAGCCCCACATCCTTCTTCCCAACCCCCACCACAGCCTCAACCCCACCCTTCATCCCAGCCACAGCCCCAACCCCAGCCTCAGCCTCAACCACAGCCCCAGCCTCAGTCCCAGCCCCAGCCTCAGCCCCAGCCCCAGCCTCCATCCCAACCACAACCTCCATCTCAGCCACAACCTCCACCTCAACCTCAGCCTCCAACTCAACCCCAGCCACAACCACAATCCCAGCCCCAGCCTcagcagccacagccacagccacagccccaGCCTCAGCCTCAGCCTCAGCCCCAGCCCCCACCACAGGCACAATCCCAGCCACCACCCCAGGCACAGCCACAGCCTCCACCACAGGCTCAGCCCCCATCCCAACCTCAGCCCCAGCCACAGGCTCAGCCACCACCCCAGCCACAACCTCCACCTCAGCCCCAGCCCCCACCACAGTCACAGCCCCAGCCTCAGCCTCCATCTCAGCCCCAGCCACAGCCACCCCAGCAGCCACCACAGCAGACCAGCTCACCCAACCCCCCACCCACACCATCTGTCCCATCATCCACTCCACCAACCTCTCAAAATTATCCtggcactccaccaccacctgtttcCCAGCCTGGACCCCCCACCcaggctcctcctccaccccaacAGGCTCCCACCCCTTACCCCCCTACCTCACAGCAGTACCCAGTCACAGGAGCCCAGGCGTACCATCAGCCATATCCACCCAGTCAGTACCCACCAAGTTCCCAAGGGGGGTACCCTCCTCCTGGTCAGTACCCAGGAGGGCAACCTTATCCTCAGCCATATGGCTcttatcctccacctcctggaaGCCATCCTGGGTATGGAGCACCAATACCCAATGCTCAGCCTGGCTATCAACACCCATCAGGTCCTGCCTATGGCCAGGGTTACCCTCCTCCCCCCGGAAGTCAGTATGCACAGTACAGGCCATCGCCAGGCCAGGGTCCACCCCAAGGACAGTATCCAGGATATGACCAGAGTCGTTATCCCAGCTACcagcccccaccaccaccttctggACCTCCCTCTGCTCCTCACTAA
- the LOC123516092 gene encoding basic proline-rich protein-like isoform X3 encodes MTMAYPSQPPPRGRPPPNPAQIQKLLDENSQLIKTITEYQSQGKPQECFQYQQSLHRNLMYLASMADTSQNMAQFLPMPGQQGQSGEGSQGGPPSQGAPGPHPPPGAYPGQQPAPYRPAGPPGPPGMSGGPPGPGVPGFRMPYGQIPHSQGPYPQPYPPQGQQYGQSGYPPASTGPQTYPGSSSTPPAPGAKGYGTPPPPSSTPGYPQCPPGPLSSQAQGPPPPVSQPDFSQASQQYPGTPPTFTSTTPVPVPTSTPCTYSTPTSQYPGGGPTSQPYQMPPSSGPPTSSTATMSGPPPHSTSTPPISSVPGGPPPLITSTAPSVSPAMYTGGHSRPPTPQQPQPPPPSAPHPSSQPPPQPQPHPSSQPQPQPQPQPQPQPQPQSQPQPQPQPQPPSQPQPPSQPQPPPQPQPPTQPQPQPQSQPQPQQPQPQPQPQPQPQPQPQPPPQAQSQPPPQAQPQPPPQAQPPSQPQPQPQAQPPPQPQPPPQPQPPPQSQPQPQPPSQPQPQPPQQPPQQTSSPNPPPTPSVPSSTPPTSQNYPGTPPPPVSQPGPPTQAPPPPQQAPTPYPPTSQQYPVTGAQAYHQPYPPSQYPPSSQGGYPPPGQYPGGQPYPQPYGSYPPPPGSHPGYGAPIPNAQPGYQHPSGPAYGQGYPPPPGSQYAQYRPSPGQGPPQGQYPGYDQSRYPSYQPPPPPSGPPSAPH; translated from the exons ATGACTATGGCATACCCGAGCCAGCCTCCCCCGCGGGGGAGACCGCCTCCTAACCCGGCACAGATACAGAAG ctGCTGGATGAGAACTCACAACTGATCAAGACCATAACAGAGTACCAGAGTCAAGGAAAGCCACAAGAATGCTTTCA GTACCAGCAGTCTCTTCACCGCAACCTGATGTACTTAGCATCAATGGCAGACACCTCGCAAAACATGGCTCAGTTTCTTCCG ATGCCTGGACAGCAGGGACAGAGTGGGGAGGGTTCCCAGGGTGGTCCCCCAAGTCAGGGAGCTCCAGGGCCCCATCCTCCACCAGGTGCATATCCAGGACAACAACCTGCACCATACAGACCTGCAGGACCACCGGGACCACCAGGCATGAGTGGTGGACCACCAGGCCCTGGAGTGCCTGGCTTCAGGATGCCATATGGCCAGATCCCTCACTCCCAGGGGCCATACCCACAGCCTTATCCTCCACAAGGCCAGCAG TATGGGCAGAGTGGCTATCCTCCAGCTTCAACTGGACCACAGACTTACCCAGGCAGCTCCTCCACACCTCCAGCACCAGGCGCTAAAGGATATGGCACTCCGCCACCACCCTCTTCCACTCCAGGTTATCCCCAGTGTCCCCCAGGACCTCTGAGTTCACAGGCTCAGGGGCCTCCACCACCTGTCAGTCAACCAGACTTCAGCCAGGCTTCACAGCAGTATCCTGGCACCCCACCAACCTTTACATCCACCACTCCAGTTCCTGTCCCCACATCAACTCCTTGCACTTACTCCACTCCAACATCTCAGTACCCAGGAGGTGGACCAACTTCTCAGCCCTACCAAATGCCACCCTCATCTGGTCCTCCAACGTCATCCACAGCCACAATGTCAGGTCCCCCTCCacactccacctccactcctcccatATCATCAGTCCCTGGAGGACCGCCTCCCTTGATCACTTCCACAGCACCCTCTGTCTCGCCAGCCATGTACACTGGAGGGCACTCTCGACCACCTACACCTCAGCAGCCCCAACCACCCCCACCATCAGCCCCACATCCTTCTTCCCAACCCCCACCACAGCCTCAACCCCACCCTTCATCCCAGCCACAGCCCCAACCCCAGCCTCAGCCTCAACCACAGCCCCAGCCTCAGTCCCAGCCCCAGCCTCAGCCCCAGCCCCAGCCTCCATCCCAACCACAACCTCCATCTCAGCCACAACCTCCACCTCAACCTCAGCCTCCAACTCAACCCCAGCCACAACCACAATCCCAGCCCCAGCCTcagcagccacagccacagccacagccccaGCCTCAGCCTCAGCCTCAGCCCCAGCCCCCACCACAGGCACAATCCCAGCCACCACCCCAGGCACAGCCACAGCCTCCACCACAGGCTCAGCCCCCATCCCAACCTCAGCCCCAGCCACAGGCTCAGCCACCACCCCAGCCACAACCTCCACCTCAGCCCCAGCCCCCACCACAGTCACAGCCCCAGCCTCAGCCTCCATCTCAGCCCCAGCCACAGCCACCCCAGCAGCCACCACAGCAGACCAGCTCACCCAACCCCCCACCCACACCATCTGTCCCATCATCCACTCCACCAACCTCTCAAAATTATCCtggcactccaccaccacctgtttcCCAGCCTGGACCCCCCACCcaggctcctcctccaccccaacAGGCTCCCACCCCTTACCCCCCTACCTCACAGCAGTACCCAGTCACAGGAGCCCAGGCGTACCATCAGCCATATCCACCCAGTCAGTACCCACCAAGTTCCCAAGGGGGGTACCCTCCTCCTGGTCAGTACCCAGGAGGGCAACCTTATCCTCAGCCATATGGCTcttatcctccacctcctggaaGCCATCCTGGGTATGGAGCACCAATACCCAATGCTCAGCCTGGCTATCAACACCCATCAGGTCCTGCCTATGGCCAGGGTTACCCTCCTCCCCCCGGAAGTCAGTATGCACAGTACAGGCCATCGCCAGGCCAGGGTCCACCCCAAGGACAGTATCCAGGATATGACCAGAGTCGTTATCCCAGCTACcagcccccaccaccaccttctggACCTCCCTCTGCTCCTCACTAA